The Neochlamydia sp. AcF84 genome includes a window with the following:
- a CDS encoding NAD(P)/FAD-dependent oxidoreductase: MPKDLNANPMKDYLVVVGGGAAGFFGAIACAQACIAKKVILLEKNRQLLSKVRISGGGRCNVTHACFDPVALVKNYPRGSQALLGPFTRFQPRDTIQWFKDRHVELKVEEDGRLFPLTDDSATIIDCLMRAAKAAHVEVRTESGVEKIEVQAAGFVIHLTNGSWVECKKLLLAPGSSPKMYELLTALGHQIVPPVPSLFTFNVPTSPLLDLAGMSISNVGLRIQQTDLKQTGPLLLTHWGFSGPAVLKLSAWGARILHGMNYQATLVVNWLPEMNKEALAACLSNYKVKNPAKLISSDSPVALPKNLWKKLTIMAGIPCDMRCSYLSKVHLNALLELLQNSTFNIQGKTIFKEEFVTCGGVNLDEVNFKTMESKKCPGLFFAGEVLDIDGITGGFNFQNAWTTGWIAGQAMAKD; the protein is encoded by the coding sequence ATGCCTAAAGATTTAAATGCCAATCCTATGAAAGATTATCTCGTGGTAGTAGGTGGAGGAGCAGCAGGCTTTTTCGGAGCCATTGCCTGCGCTCAAGCTTGCATAGCCAAAAAAGTGATTCTTTTAGAAAAGAATAGACAGCTTTTATCTAAAGTGCGCATTTCAGGGGGTGGGCGCTGTAATGTCACGCATGCATGCTTTGACCCAGTAGCTTTAGTAAAAAATTATCCACGCGGAAGCCAAGCTTTGCTAGGTCCTTTCACTCGTTTTCAACCTCGAGATACTATTCAGTGGTTTAAAGACCGTCACGTGGAGTTAAAAGTAGAAGAGGATGGGCGCTTATTTCCTCTTACTGATGATTCTGCTACCATTATTGATTGTTTAATGCGTGCTGCCAAAGCTGCCCATGTAGAGGTTCGTACAGAGAGTGGGGTTGAAAAAATTGAGGTCCAAGCGGCAGGGTTTGTTATTCACCTTACGAATGGCTCATGGGTAGAGTGTAAAAAGTTATTGTTGGCTCCAGGCAGTAGCCCTAAAATGTATGAATTATTAACCGCTTTAGGACATCAGATTGTGCCTCCTGTGCCCTCATTATTTACTTTTAATGTTCCTACTTCTCCCTTGCTAGACCTTGCCGGCATGTCGATTTCTAATGTAGGCTTACGTATTCAGCAGACAGATCTTAAGCAAACAGGTCCTCTCTTGCTTACCCATTGGGGATTTAGTGGGCCAGCAGTATTAAAGCTGTCAGCTTGGGGGGCAAGAATCTTGCATGGTATGAATTATCAAGCTACCTTAGTAGTCAACTGGCTGCCAGAGATGAATAAAGAGGCCTTAGCAGCATGTTTAAGTAATTATAAAGTGAAAAATCCTGCCAAATTAATTTCTTCAGACAGTCCGGTAGCTCTTCCAAAAAATCTGTGGAAAAAGCTTACTATTATGGCTGGAATCCCGTGTGACATGCGTTGTTCTTATCTATCAAAAGTTCATTTAAATGCATTGCTGGAATTGTTACAAAACTCTACTTTTAACATTCAAGGGAAAACAATTTTTAAAGAGGAGTTTGTGACTTGCGGGGGAGTGAATCTCGATGAAGTTAATTTCAAAACGATGGAAAGTAAAAAATGCCCTGGCTTATTCTTTGCGGGCGAAGTGCTAGATATTGACGGAATCACAGGGGGCTTTAACTTTCAGAATGCTTGGACAACGGGTTGGATTGCTGGCCAGGCGATGGCAAAAGATTAA
- the hemF gene encoding oxygen-dependent coproporphyrinogen oxidase translates to MHNESSSNRHSSLIHFLKHLRDEIIIAFEKLENSKRFTRKPWQHPTGGEGEISILRGEVFEKAAVNWSGVYGPHFPMSESSGPFFATGVSLITHMVNPHAPTVHMNIRYIETQEKSWFGGGFDLTPMGFSYAEDTAHFHQTTQEFLNSIDPSLYPHFSQNAREYFYIPHRHKERGVGGIFFDHYNSGDYEKDLHLWQTVGKQFLAAILPIYIKRVSLPYSVEEKEKQLEARAHYVEFNLMYDRGTKFGFQSGGNPEAILCSLPPLAKW, encoded by the coding sequence ATGCATAATGAATCCTCCAGCAATAGACACTCCTCTTTAATCCATTTTCTTAAACACTTGAGAGATGAGATCATTATCGCTTTTGAAAAATTGGAAAACAGTAAGCGTTTTACAAGGAAACCATGGCAACATCCCACAGGGGGAGAGGGCGAAATCTCTATTTTACGAGGAGAAGTTTTTGAAAAAGCAGCCGTTAACTGGTCGGGAGTCTATGGACCTCATTTTCCTATGAGCGAAAGCTCGGGGCCTTTCTTTGCTACAGGAGTAAGCTTGATTACTCACATGGTCAATCCGCATGCACCTACTGTCCATATGAACATTCGCTACATCGAAACGCAAGAAAAATCATGGTTTGGAGGAGGCTTTGATTTAACGCCCATGGGCTTTAGCTACGCTGAGGATACGGCGCATTTTCATCAAACAACTCAAGAGTTTCTAAACTCTATCGATCCTAGTCTATATCCTCATTTTTCGCAAAATGCTCGCGAGTACTTTTATATTCCCCATCGTCATAAAGAACGTGGAGTGGGAGGCATTTTTTTTGACCATTATAACAGCGGCGATTACGAGAAAGATTTACACCTATGGCAAACGGTAGGCAAGCAATTTTTAGCAGCTATCCTTCCTATCTACATAAAACGCGTATCTCTTCCTTATTCTGTTGAAGAAAAAGAAAAGCAGCTAGAAGCTCGCGCTCATTATGTGGAATTTAATTTAATGTATGACCGAGGAACAAAATTCGGATTTCAATCGGGAGGCAATCCTGAGGCTATTTTATGCTCGCTTCCCCCTTTAGCCAAGTGGTAG
- a CDS encoding SAM-dependent methyltransferase — protein MIFLLPLLLLLFILIIGWSIKNGIGPMPTSPPVKQILMDNLPLQEKGLIYELGAGWGTLAFPLAHKYPQCTVLAYESSPIPYFFCLMRHFFSRSPHLHLRYHDFFKANLMDAKMIICYLYPLAMQKLKSKFEKELPQGAWVVTHTFAVPSWKAEQIIEVADLYSTKIYIYRRP, from the coding sequence ATGATTTTCTTACTACCTTTGCTACTCCTTCTTTTCATTTTAATTATTGGCTGGTCAATAAAAAATGGTATCGGTCCTATGCCTACCTCTCCTCCTGTAAAACAGATCTTGATGGACAATCTGCCATTGCAGGAAAAAGGCCTTATTTATGAACTAGGCGCAGGATGGGGAACTTTAGCATTCCCGCTTGCTCACAAATATCCTCAATGTACGGTTCTAGCTTACGAAAGCTCTCCTATCCCTTATTTCTTTTGCCTAATGCGCCATTTCTTTTCGCGCTCACCTCATTTGCATCTTCGCTATCATGATTTTTTTAAAGCTAACCTTATGGATGCTAAGATGATTATCTGCTATCTATATCCTCTAGCCATGCAAAAATTAAAAAGTAAATTTGAAAAAGAATTACCTCAAGGGGCATGGGTAGTCACCCATACCTTCGCTGTTCCTTCTTGGAAGGCTGAACAAATCATAGAGGTTGCCGATCTTTATTCTACTAAAATCTATATTTATAGGCGGCCTTGA
- a CDS encoding LOG family protein — MIELKGEKTQLAIKNLIEMCGKSSDTFEAELVTQMIETSLKLLIENNDTGQLKLINRSLKEMRYAYRIFSKFKQSRCISIFGSARTPENHPDYFAAKSFSNQIAELGWMCITGGADGIMKAGLEGSQKKSSFGLSIRLPFEAPTNTVIAGDPKLIVFRYFFIRKLMFLTHSDAVAVFPGGFGTMDELFELLTLMQTGKANLMPLVLVESKNGVYWPHWKMNIDEHLLANGWISPEDLNLFYIARSVEDAVLHVQQFYRHYHSCRYVGSQLVIRLNRELTDRQVEHLNKHYQVLVAEGKMEKSGPLPQEIDHLSLPRLVFQHTHRDFGILRAMIDTLNTF; from the coding sequence ATGATAGAGCTTAAGGGTGAGAAGACTCAGCTGGCGATTAAAAATCTTATAGAAATGTGTGGAAAATCTTCTGATACGTTCGAAGCAGAGCTAGTCACGCAGATGATTGAAACGAGCCTTAAGCTACTTATCGAGAATAATGATACCGGGCAATTAAAACTTATTAATCGCTCCTTAAAGGAGATGCGGTATGCTTATCGCATCTTTAGTAAATTTAAGCAGTCGCGTTGTATCAGTATTTTTGGATCAGCACGCACCCCCGAAAATCATCCTGATTATTTTGCAGCCAAAAGCTTTAGCAATCAAATTGCAGAACTAGGCTGGATGTGCATTACAGGAGGAGCTGATGGAATTATGAAAGCAGGCTTAGAAGGTTCTCAGAAAAAGTCAAGCTTTGGTCTTTCTATTCGCCTGCCTTTTGAGGCACCCACTAATACTGTTATTGCAGGCGATCCTAAATTAATCGTTTTTCGTTATTTCTTCATACGCAAATTAATGTTCCTAACTCATTCAGATGCAGTAGCTGTTTTTCCTGGGGGATTTGGGACAATGGACGAATTGTTTGAATTGCTAACGCTTATGCAAACAGGGAAAGCAAATTTAATGCCTTTAGTCCTAGTTGAAAGTAAAAATGGAGTCTATTGGCCCCATTGGAAAATGAATATCGATGAGCATTTGTTAGCTAATGGCTGGATTAGCCCTGAAGATCTTAATCTTTTTTACATTGCTCGCTCGGTTGAAGATGCCGTTTTACATGTCCAACAGTTTTACCGTCATTATCATTCTTGTCGTTATGTAGGTTCACAGCTTGTCATACGTCTAAATAGGGAGCTAACAGATCGGCAAGTAGAGCATCTAAATAAGCATTATCAAGTTCTGGTGGCCGAAGGCAAGATGGAGAAAAGCGGGCCATTACCCCAGGAAATAGATCACTTAAGTTTACCGCGTCTGGTTTTTCAGCATACCCATCGCGATTTTGGAATCTTGCGAGCAATGATCGATACACTCAATACTTTCTAA
- a CDS encoding KGG domain-containing protein, whose product MPTRKSSGATRQEAGQKGAEARSGRSSSDRGGRGGRSHQEPMSRQEAGQRGGRAVSEKYGPEFYQEIGHKGGQAVASKYGPDFYRDIGHRGGEKVASERGHEFYQDIGHRGGQRVAEEYGPDFYREIGRKGGRAVASKYGPDFYREIGHKGGEKVASERGHEFYQDIGHKGGQRVAEEYGPDFYREIGRKGGRAVASKYGPDFYREIGHKGGEKVASERGHEFYQDIGHKGGQRVAEEYGPDFYREIGRKGGRAVSSKYGPDFYREIGHRGGEKVASERGPEFYHDIGHKGGQRVAEEYGPDFYREIGRKGGRAVSSKYGPEYYREIGSKGGHARGGYEEGHESDEDYEEEDEGYRGHRGESHGRYQRAGSHGEESHQGYESDEDYEDEDEGYRGHGGESHGRYQSGHHGEESHPGHESDEDYEEEDEGYRSQRGASHGYSQRGQHQGAEAHHDESDEEEGEEEYSHQGSGKMSRQEAGRKGGLATASHRSREEYREMGRKGGLARRENR is encoded by the coding sequence ATGCCTACTAGAAAATCGTCTGGAGCGACTCGCCAAGAAGCAGGCCAAAAAGGAGCTGAAGCTCGTTCAGGTAGAAGTTCTTCTGATCGTGGTGGACGCGGTGGCCGTAGCCATCAAGAGCCTATGAGCCGCCAAGAAGCAGGCCAAAGAGGCGGCAGAGCCGTCTCGGAAAAATATGGGCCAGAGTTTTACCAAGAAATTGGACATAAAGGTGGCCAAGCTGTAGCTTCCAAATACGGCCCTGACTTTTATCGCGACATTGGTCACAGAGGAGGAGAAAAGGTAGCTTCCGAACGTGGACATGAGTTCTATCAAGATATTGGTCATCGAGGCGGACAGAGGGTCGCCGAAGAGTATGGCCCTGACTTTTATCGCGAAATTGGCCGAAAAGGTGGCCGTGCCGTCGCTTCTAAATATGGTCCTGACTTTTATCGTGAAATTGGCCACAAAGGAGGAGAAAAAGTAGCTTCCGAACGTGGACATGAATTCTATCAAGATATTGGCCATAAAGGCGGACAAAGGGTCGCTGAAGAGTATGGCCCTGACTTTTATCGCGAAATTGGCCGAAAAGGTGGTCGTGCCGTCGCTTCTAAATATGGTCCTGACTTTTATCGTGAAATTGGCCACAAAGGAGGAGAAAAAGTAGCCTCCGAACGTGGACATGAATTCTATCAAGATATTGGTCATAAAGGCGGACAAAGGGTCGCTGAAGAGTATGGCCCTGACTTTTATCGCGAAATTGGCCGAAAAGGTGGTCGTGCCGTCTCTTCTAAATATGGTCCTGACTTTTATCGTGAAATTGGTCACAGAGGAGGAGAAAAAGTAGCTTCCGAACGTGGACCTGAGTTCTATCATGATATTGGTCATAAAGGCGGGCAAAGGGTCGCCGAAGAGTATGGCCCTGACTTTTATCGCGAAATTGGCCGAAAAGGCGGCCGTGCCGTCTCTTCTAAATATGGTCCTGAATATTATCGTGAAATTGGCAGCAAAGGAGGCCATGCACGTGGGGGCTATGAGGAAGGCCATGAATCTGATGAAGATTATGAAGAGGAGGATGAAGGTTATAGAGGCCACCGAGGTGAAAGCCATGGTCGCTATCAAAGAGCTGGCTCTCACGGCGAGGAATCTCATCAAGGCTATGAATCCGATGAGGATTATGAAGACGAAGATGAAGGCTATAGAGGCCACGGTGGTGAAAGCCATGGTCGCTATCAAAGTGGCCATCACGGCGAGGAATCTCATCCAGGCCATGAATCCGATGAGGATTATGAAGAGGAAGATGAAGGTTATAGAAGCCAAAGGGGTGCAAGCCATGGCTATAGCCAAAGAGGTCAGCACCAAGGTGCTGAAGCGCATCACGACGAAAGTGATGAAGAGGAAGGCGAGGAAGAGTATAGCCACCAAGGTAGTGGCAAGATGAGCCGCCAGGAAGCCGGTCGTAAAGGCGGCTTAGCTACAGCCTCTCATCGTTCTCGCGAAGAGTATAGGGAAATGGGCCGTAAAGGCGGCCTAGCTCGCCGAGAAAATAGATAA
- the nrdR gene encoding transcriptional regulator NrdR — MKCPFCHHRELKVIDSRDAAELNAIRRRRECLGCLRRFTTFETVELTVQVHKRDGHYEDFQQQKLVNGLEAACRHTTISHDHVIALAAEISEELSQRQVHVVSTKELGEIAMKHLQALDEIAYIRFACVYKRFKDIEELMQAIKTIQPKESLNKSSQACSTRKPLTEILKN, encoded by the coding sequence ATGAAATGTCCTTTTTGCCATCATCGTGAGCTTAAGGTTATCGATTCGCGCGATGCTGCTGAACTAAATGCTATTCGGCGTAGAAGGGAATGCTTAGGATGCTTAAGAAGGTTTACTACTTTTGAGACAGTAGAACTCACGGTACAAGTGCATAAACGTGATGGGCATTACGAAGATTTTCAACAGCAAAAACTCGTGAATGGTTTAGAGGCGGCATGCCGTCATACCACTATTAGTCATGATCATGTCATTGCTTTGGCTGCTGAAATTAGTGAGGAACTCTCGCAACGTCAGGTGCATGTCGTGAGTACTAAGGAACTTGGCGAAATAGCCATGAAGCATTTACAAGCATTAGATGAGATTGCTTATATTCGATTTGCTTGTGTATATAAGCGATTTAAAGATATTGAAGAACTTATGCAAGCAATTAAAACCATTCAACCTAAAGAAAGTTTAAATAAAAGTTCCCAGGCTTGTTCGACGAGAAAGCCTTTAACGGAAATTCTAAAAAATTAA
- a CDS encoding TraR/DksA family transcriptional regulator, with the protein MGLKKNDVAHFKKKLEEMRAQLTHILKGSTAEVKTPDEATGYSQHQADQGTDDFDRTISLEVTSREYHILRQIERALEKIDENTYGICDLTGEEIPLARLEAVPYATMTVKAQEQLEKGLI; encoded by the coding sequence ATGGGATTAAAGAAAAATGATGTCGCCCATTTCAAAAAGAAGCTAGAGGAGATGCGCGCTCAGCTAACCCATATCTTGAAAGGTTCGACTGCTGAGGTTAAAACTCCTGATGAAGCTACAGGTTATTCTCAGCATCAAGCAGATCAAGGTACGGATGATTTTGACAGAACCATTAGCCTTGAAGTAACTAGCCGAGAATACCATATTCTTCGACAAATCGAAAGAGCATTGGAAAAAATTGATGAAAACACTTATGGAATTTGCGATCTTACTGGCGAAGAGATACCGTTAGCTCGTCTAGAAGCGGTTCCTTATGCTACTATGACTGTAAAAGCGCAGGAGCAGCTGGAGAAAGGTTTAATTTGA
- the lspA gene encoding signal peptidase II, whose product MIKYFTICLSWQMLAFIGCSALMVDIVTKYLTYYYLPISNHLLLWYPYGGIGLFKDFLGIEFSITHAINHGAAWGMFAELKDFLLVLRLFMIGGLIGYSLFYNRNKSWRLPLLLIVVGAAGNVIDTFVYGHVIDMFHFVFWGYDFPVFNVADSCITVGVAWLLISSLFEREKIHPIT is encoded by the coding sequence ATGATTAAGTATTTTACCATTTGTTTATCATGGCAGATGCTAGCTTTCATTGGATGTAGTGCTTTGATGGTAGACATCGTTACAAAATACCTTACTTATTACTACTTACCTATTTCCAATCATTTGTTGCTATGGTATCCTTATGGAGGAATAGGACTATTTAAAGACTTCCTAGGAATTGAATTTTCTATCACTCATGCCATTAACCATGGCGCTGCCTGGGGAATGTTTGCTGAGCTAAAGGACTTTTTGCTAGTCTTGCGCCTCTTCATGATTGGGGGATTGATAGGTTATTCTCTTTTTTATAATCGAAATAAAAGCTGGCGGCTACCTCTTCTATTAATTGTCGTAGGGGCGGCAGGAAATGTTATCGATACCTTTGTCTATGGGCATGTGATAGATATGTTTCATTTCGTTTTCTGGGGGTATGATTTTCCTGTCTTTAACGTAGCCGACTCCTGCATTACAGTAGGCGTAGCCTGGCTATTAATTAGCTCACTTTTTGAAAGAGAAAAAATCCACCCTATAACCTGA
- a CDS encoding class I SAM-dependent methyltransferase — protein sequence MNTYYLIDSGNGYKLEQFGPYTISRPCSQAVWEPRLSQESWDNAHAFFSREGQNKWTFRKEKLPDVWQIKVADIVFKISPTDFGHLGIFPEQKAFWKWIQSRGIKGKRVLNLFAYSGGSTLAAAQAGAEVCHLDASKGMVAWARENAALNQLEKTPIRWIIDDVFKFLGRELRRGSRYDAIILDPPSFGRGVNGEVFKIEEEINKLLRSCRELLTPKPLFILFSCHTPGFSPLVMKHLLQQNLEGLSGTIDEGEMLLEGCAETFPIPSGTFARWQYAE from the coding sequence ATGAATACTTATTATTTAATAGATAGTGGAAACGGTTACAAATTAGAACAATTTGGTCCTTATACAATATCAAGGCCATGCTCACAAGCAGTATGGGAGCCACGTCTTTCTCAAGAAAGCTGGGATAATGCCCATGCTTTTTTTTCTCGAGAAGGACAAAACAAATGGACTTTTCGGAAAGAAAAGCTCCCAGATGTGTGGCAGATCAAAGTTGCAGATATAGTTTTCAAAATCTCTCCAACAGATTTTGGCCATCTAGGGATTTTTCCTGAGCAAAAAGCTTTTTGGAAGTGGATTCAAAGCAGGGGTATTAAAGGTAAGCGTGTGTTAAATTTATTTGCCTACTCAGGTGGCTCAACTCTTGCAGCTGCGCAGGCTGGAGCAGAAGTGTGCCATTTAGATGCTTCCAAAGGAATGGTAGCCTGGGCCCGTGAAAATGCTGCTTTAAATCAACTTGAAAAGACTCCTATTCGTTGGATTATTGATGATGTTTTCAAGTTTTTGGGACGGGAATTAAGACGCGGGTCCCGCTATGATGCCATTATTCTCGATCCTCCTAGCTTCGGCAGGGGGGTTAATGGAGAGGTTTTTAAAATTGAGGAGGAAATCAACAAGCTCTTAAGAAGTTGCCGAGAGCTGCTCACCCCCAAACCCTTGTTCATCTTGTTCTCTTGCCATACTCCCGGCTTTTCTCCTTTAGTTATGAAGCATCTTCTCCAACAAAACTTAGAAGGACTTTCCGGAACGATTGATGAAGGAGAGATGTTATTAGAAGGCTGTGCCGAAACCTTTCCTATTCCTAGTGGAACTTTTGCAAGGTGGCAATATGCAGAGTAA
- a CDS encoding RNA methyltransferase, with protein MQSKVLTLTSLQNARVKQVIGLRERRVRDKSAQFIIEGYREILRAHEAGYKIDSLFYCQELFLGENEKPLIDSLSSKGAQLFHCWENIFRKMSYRDRPDGLIAIAAQQRRGLDQLSSLIKKNAHSPLLVVAEAIEKPGNLGTILRSSDAVHLDALIVCDKCTDIYNPNVVRASVGTLFTVPVIESKGHETIHWLKKHNISIVAATPSAKLEYTQADLKQPVAIAVGTEQLGLSEAWMQQANIQVKIPMLGVADSLNVAMATTLLLYEALRQRQG; from the coding sequence ATGCAGAGTAAAGTCCTTACGTTAACCAGCTTACAAAACGCTCGTGTTAAGCAAGTGATTGGCCTTCGTGAGCGCCGGGTACGTGATAAGTCCGCGCAATTCATTATTGAGGGATATCGAGAAATTTTACGTGCTCATGAAGCGGGATATAAAATTGATAGTCTTTTTTATTGCCAGGAACTGTTTTTAGGAGAAAATGAAAAGCCTTTGATCGACTCTTTAAGTAGTAAAGGAGCTCAGCTTTTTCATTGCTGGGAAAATATTTTTCGGAAAATGTCGTATCGTGATCGTCCCGACGGATTAATTGCTATCGCTGCTCAACAGCGGCGAGGGCTAGATCAGTTATCAAGCTTGATTAAAAAAAATGCTCATTCTCCTCTTTTAGTGGTGGCAGAAGCTATTGAAAAGCCTGGTAATCTAGGTACCATTTTACGTTCATCCGATGCTGTTCATCTCGATGCCTTGATTGTTTGCGATAAATGTACAGATATTTATAATCCTAATGTAGTACGTGCTAGCGTAGGGACTTTGTTTACTGTCCCCGTGATAGAAAGCAAAGGCCATGAAACCATTCATTGGTTAAAAAAGCATAACATCTCTATTGTTGCTGCTACTCCTAGCGCTAAGTTAGAATATACACAAGCCGACTTAAAACAACCGGTAGCTATTGCTGTTGGCACCGAGCAGCTAGGTCTATCAGAGGCGTGGATGCAGCAGGCTAATATCCAGGTAAAAATTCCTATGCTTGGGGTAGCCGATTCTCTGAATGTAGCTATGGCCACTACCTTACTTTTATATGAAGCTTTACGTCAACGACAAGGGTAA
- a CDS encoding RluA family pseudouridine synthase — protein sequence MDPQILYEDNHLFVVCKPAGILTQPSGTQQKNLEDICKVWLKKTYNKPGNIFLEAVHRLDKSVSGIVVFARTSKALSRLNAALRQQQFRKVYLAIVEGLPEKPVDTLEHYLLHDDYQSLVVSSNRLGAKLCRLHYQVLKHTNQASLVEVVLETGRYHQIRAQLAAIGKPIVGDAKYGSQKPCFSPGIALHHAELMFPHPTLGRSITLHATLPEEMLKLL from the coding sequence ATGGACCCCCAAATTCTTTATGAAGATAATCATCTTTTTGTTGTTTGCAAGCCTGCAGGAATTTTAACGCAACCTAGTGGTACTCAGCAAAAAAATTTAGAAGACATTTGTAAAGTCTGGCTTAAAAAAACTTATAATAAGCCGGGCAATATATTTTTAGAAGCTGTCCATCGTTTAGATAAATCTGTAAGCGGCATTGTAGTTTTTGCACGCACGAGTAAAGCTCTTAGCCGCTTAAATGCTGCACTACGCCAGCAACAATTTCGCAAAGTATATTTGGCAATTGTCGAAGGCCTTCCTGAAAAGCCGGTAGATACTTTAGAGCATTACCTTTTGCATGATGACTATCAAAGTCTAGTAGTTTCGAGCAATAGACTTGGTGCAAAATTATGTCGCTTACATTATCAAGTTCTTAAGCATACTAACCAGGCTTCTTTAGTGGAGGTTGTTTTGGAGACGGGCCGCTACCATCAAATTCGTGCTCAGCTAGCTGCCATCGGAAAACCTATTGTAGGGGATGCTAAGTATGGAAGTCAAAAGCCTTGTTTTTCTCCAGGTATTGCTTTACATCACGCGGAGTTAATGTTTCCTCATCCTACTTTAGGAAGGTCTATTACCCTACATGCAACCTTGCCCGAAGAGATGCTTAAGCTTTTGTAA